Sequence from the Pyrobaculum neutrophilum V24Sta genome:
GGGCGGTGTAGACGCCGCGTTGGCGGCCTTTGAAAAACTGGTGGCCCCCGAGGTGGTTGGGCTCGACGTCACGGAGACCTACGCTGTAGACGGCAAGCTCGAGGAAGTCGACGGGACGCCTAGGTTTGAGCGTATAGGAGGCGCCGTGGCTATAGCTACGTCCTTCGCCGCGGCTGAGGCCGGCGCGGCTTCCCTAGGCGTCCCCCTGTTTACATTCCTCGGCGGGGCCTACGCGAGGAGGCTACCTCTGCCGCTCGGCAACGTGATCGGCGGTGGTAAACACAGCAGAGGTCTAGGCCCGGACATACAGGAGTTCCTCGTAATTCCGCTGAATCCGCCGGACGCGTTCACCGCGGTTTACGTCAACGCCGAGGTTCACAAAAGGGCGCTGAAGTACATCCTCAAGGTCGATAGCTCCTTCACAGGGGGGAAAAACGACGAGGGTGCCTGGACCCCCCGGATCTCGTCTATAACAGCCTTGAAGATCTTGAAGGAGGCCGCCGCCGAGGTGGAGAAGGAGCTGGGGGTGGAGGTAGGGCTTGGGGTAGACGTCGCAGCCTCCAGCCTCTGGAACGGCGGGAGGTACGTGTACAAAAACGAGGGGGTCGAGAGGGGGCCTAGAGAGCAGATGGAGTTCATATCTAAGCTCGTGGAGGAGTTCGACCTAATATACGTCGAAGACCCCTTCCACGAGGAGGATTTCCAGTCCTTCGCCGAGCTCACAGACAAGTTCAGAGATAGGCTCATAGTAGGCGACGACTTATTTGTGACAAACCCCGACCGCATAAAGAGAGGCGGCGAGATGAAAGCCGCCACGGGGGTCATAATAAAGCCGGACCAGATCGGCACCTTGATGAGGGCCCACCAGGCGGTGGAGACGGCAAAGAGGTTCGGCATGCGCGCAGTTGTTTCTCACCGCTCCGGAGACACCGAGTACAGAACCTTGGCGCATATAGCGGTCGGCTTCGGCGCAGACGTCATAAAGACAGGCATCATGGGCGGCGAGAGGACGGCTAAGTTAAACGAGCTGATAAGAATCGGTGACTACCTCGGCAAGTGGGCCGCCATCGCACGCATAAGGTAGCGTTGCGACCAAGCACGTCGATCCGGTTTCCCGCCCGCCGCGTTTCTCGCGGAGGGGGCGAGACTTGTCGCTGTTGTGAACGTATTTTAATAGCATCAAGTGTGTAGTCGTGGCGGTTAAAGTCAAGATGCGCATCTGGGTTGACAAAGATGGGCAGGAGATCTTGGGCCCCGGCATCTACAACATCTTGAAAGCGCTGGAGGAGACCGGGTCTATCGCCTCGGCGGCGAGAAAGCTGGGATATTCATACAAATTCATATGGACATATATAAAGAAGCTTGAGGACGCGTTAGGCGTGCCCCTCGTGGAGTCCCGCCGGGGCGGCAAGGAGAGGGGGGTCACGGAGCTGACGGAGGTGGGCAAGCTGCTCGTGGCCTACTACGAGTCTATGAATAGGGAGTTGGAAAACGTTGTGAAGACTTGGGAATCTAAGTTCTCCGAGCTCGTGGCTACGCTTGAGCAGTACTCCAAGGAGGCGAAGGAGGAGGGGGGCGGAGAGGAGATCCCCTACTACGAGGAGGAGTGAACGCCGCCTGAGGGTACGCCCGGCTCCGCTGGGCGTGCCAGATACAGCTTAAACCTCGGCTCTCTCTGCGCCAACGCGGTTTTTACGGCATATAGCAACCCCTCCTCGTCTCTAGCCTTGATGAGGGGCATCAGATCAACGCTCGGCTCTGCGTATATGCAGGTCTTAAGTTTTCCATCGCTCGTCAGCCTCATGGTGGTGCATCCGCTACAGAAGGAGGCGTTGCCGTAGTTCTTTATCAGCTCTATGGCCACCCCCGCGAGCACGTAGATAGGCCTGTTGTGTAGCTCCTTCCTCAGCTTGAGAGGTCTACCGCCCAGCTCCGCTACGGCCTTGGCCACCGTCTCAACCGGCTCGTAGTACTGTTCGAAGACGTGGGCACCCTCGCCCGTAGGCATAAGCTCTATGAACTGCAACGACGCGTCTAACGACGCCGCCAGCTTGACCAGCTCTTTTACGCTGTCTCTATCCGTGTTTACGCCCCTAAGCACAACGACATTTATCTTCAGGGAGATGCCCAACGACCTAGCCTCGCGGAGGCCGCGTAGGACGGCCTTTAGAGCGGCCGGCGGCGCCCCGGTGACCTTCGAATACATGCCCGGATCCGTCGAGTGTACAGAGACGTTGACCCTCTGGAGGCCGGCGGCGGCGAGCTTCGCCGCCCACCTCTCCAGCAACAAGCCGTTTGTGGTAAGCGTAACGGCGCCCCCCGTCTTAGCTATGTTGTACACCACGGCGTCTATGTCCCGCCTCAGCAGAGGCTCTCCCCCCGTTATCTTGAAGTCGGAGACCCCCACCTTCCTGAAGACAGAGGTGGCGAAGCCGTAGTCTTCGGCGGTCAGGTAGACCCCCCGGCGCCGGGCCTGCCCCTCGAAGTGGCAGAAAATGCAACTGTAGTTACACTCGTCGTTTAGGATATACCTAAGCTTCAGGAAAGGTCTCCCGTATCTGTCAAACAACACGCCCTTTCTCGAACTGCAGATTAAATATATTGCCGTCTACGTCTACTACACGTATACTTATATCCCCTCCCGTTTGATTCAACGGTGTTGAGCCTGCTGTGGACGCTACCAGCCATCTTAGCCGCCGTGGCCGGCTGGAGATTCTACAGACACAGTGTCGCCCTCCTGTGGCTAACCGCGGCATCTTCCCTGGCTTTCCTCTTCCCAGAGGGCGCCGCGTTGTTCGTGAACTCGCTCGTCGTCGCGGCCGTGGCGGCGAGGGCCATATTCGACCGATTCAGGAAGCCGATAACTGCCGTGTTTATAGTTGCGGTTGTCGCAAAGCTCTACATATTCACCGAGTACTACCTCGACGAGCGGCTGAGCTACGTCTACTATATAGCAGACGGCGTATTTACCGGGCTGTCCGCGTTCCTCCTGCTGGCCTACACGTTCAAGCCGCCGAGGGTTGGGGAAGCCCTCTGGCTGTTGCTCCCCGCCTCCGCGCTGTCTTCCACCTACACGCTGGCGGTGCAGCCGCTCGCAGGCGCCGTCCTAGCGCTGGCTGACGCACGTCCGCTGTACGTAGCCGCCGCCGCGGCGGCCAACCTCTACCTCCTCTTCACCTCGGGCGACCCCCTGCCGGCTCTCCCGGCCTCCCTCCTCGTGCTCGCCTACGTATTCACACACAAGAGGGTGACGTACCTCTCGCCTCAGTCCCCCGTTGGGTGGCTCCACGCGTGGCTGGGCGGTAGGTACAAGGTGGTCCGGCTCCTCGGGGTAGGCGGGTTTAGCTATGTTTTGGCCGTCAAACAGAGGGGGGCCCTATACGCCGCCAAGATACTGCGCTACGTAGACGACTACGGAAGCCCACTCGCCGGAGATGAAAACATCTTGCGCATCTTTGGGCAAGAGATGCAGAGGTACCTAGAGATAAAGTCGGACCACGTGGTTAAGGCCTACGAGGTATATCTACCCGCCGTGGGCTACAGAGATGTGGCTCAATATATGAGGAACCCGCCGTATATCCTGCTTGAGTATATGGAGGGGGGGACCCTCAGAGATCTACTGAGGGCTAGGAAGAGGCTATCTATCCCGGAGGCGGTGGAGCTGTTTAGACAGCTGGCGCGGGGGCTCCACGACATACATAAACACAGCGTGGCCCACCTCGACATAAAGCCCGAGA
This genomic interval carries:
- the eno gene encoding phosphopyruvate hydratase; translated protein: MQIEDVWIRKVFTGRGDITVEVELTAEDPAAGGYVVTRAAAPAGASRGAHEVLYFPEGGVDAALAAFEKLVAPEVVGLDVTETYAVDGKLEEVDGTPRFERIGGAVAIATSFAAAEAGAASLGVPLFTFLGGAYARRLPLPLGNVIGGGKHSRGLGPDIQEFLVIPLNPPDAFTAVYVNAEVHKRALKYILKVDSSFTGGKNDEGAWTPRISSITALKILKEAAAEVEKELGVEVGLGVDVAASSLWNGGRYVYKNEGVERGPREQMEFISKLVEEFDLIYVEDPFHEEDFQSFAELTDKFRDRLIVGDDLFVTNPDRIKRGGEMKAATGVIIKPDQIGTLMRAHQAVETAKRFGMRAVVSHRSGDTEYRTLAHIAVGFGADVIKTGIMGGERTAKLNELIRIGDYLGKWAAIARIR
- a CDS encoding winged helix-turn-helix domain-containing protein, with protein sequence MAVKVKMRIWVDKDGQEILGPGIYNILKALEETGSIASAARKLGYSYKFIWTYIKKLEDALGVPLVESRRGGKERGVTELTEVGKLLVAYYESMNRELENVVKTWESKFSELVATLEQYSKEAKEEGGGEEIPYYEEE
- a CDS encoding serine/threonine-protein kinase, which produces MLSLLWTLPAILAAVAGWRFYRHSVALLWLTAASSLAFLFPEGAALFVNSLVVAAVAARAIFDRFRKPITAVFIVAVVAKLYIFTEYYLDERLSYVYYIADGVFTGLSAFLLLAYTFKPPRVGEALWLLLPASALSSTYTLAVQPLAGAVLALADARPLYVAAAAAANLYLLFTSGDPLPALPASLLVLAYVFTHKRVTYLSPQSPVGWLHAWLGGRYKVVRLLGVGGFSYVLAVKQRGALYAAKILRYVDDYGSPLAGDENILRIFGQEMQRYLEIKSDHVVKAYEVYLPAVGYRDVAQYMRNPPYILLEYMEGGTLRDLLRARKRLSIPEAVELFRQLARGLHDIHKHSVAHLDIKPENIMFTGDRKTAKIGDMGIAKVVSGEYVRSSYMSPAYAAPEVKKGAASLASDVYSLGCVMYEALTGINPNVFVENGYRVPPPSAYNPEVPPWLDELLLKMLDVDPARRPSASELNTFLNRLSGG
- the moaA gene encoding GTP 3',8-cyclase MoaA, yielding MLFDRYGRPFLKLRYILNDECNYSCIFCHFEGQARRRGVYLTAEDYGFATSVFRKVGVSDFKITGGEPLLRRDIDAVVYNIAKTGGAVTLTTNGLLLERWAAKLAAAGLQRVNVSVHSTDPGMYSKVTGAPPAALKAVLRGLREARSLGISLKINVVVLRGVNTDRDSVKELVKLAASLDASLQFIELMPTGEGAHVFEQYYEPVETVAKAVAELGGRPLKLRKELHNRPIYVLAGVAIELIKNYGNASFCSGCTTMRLTSDGKLKTCIYAEPSVDLMPLIKARDEEGLLYAVKTALAQREPRFKLYLARPAEPGVPSGGVHSSS